A single window of Dermochelys coriacea isolate rDerCor1 chromosome 14, rDerCor1.pri.v4, whole genome shotgun sequence DNA harbors:
- the LOC122456724 gene encoding 16 kDa beta-galactoside-binding lectin-like produces the protein MLPSSFALNMGRAGSDLALHFNPRFESHRDARIIICNSLQGGEWGEEQQELDFPFQQGQDAKICISFDAQGLTVALWEQQPGLGLEAIEFFSVEGDFRVKSIKLK, from the exons ATGCTGCCCTCCAGCTTTGCCCTGAACATGGGCCGGGCCGGCTCGGACCTGGCCCTTCACTTCAACCCCCGGTTTGAGAGCCACAGGGATGCCCGCATCATCATCTGCAACTCGCtgcagggtggggagtggggggaggagcagcaggagctggacTTCCCCTTCCAGCAGGGTCAGGACGCCAAG ATCTGCATCTCCTTTGATGCCCAGGGGCTGACGGTGGCACTGTgggagcagcagcctgggctggggctggaggccaTTGAATTCTTCTCAGTGGAGGGAGACTTCAGGGTCAAGTCCATCAAATTAAAGTag
- the LOC119842985 gene encoding 16 kDa beta-galactoside-binding lectin-like translates to MVVGAGCCVSCLVSGVAVMECGMVLTHLKVQPGECITVKGMVLPDAKSFALNMGRAGSDLALHFNPRFESHGDARIIICNSLQGGEWGEEQREPDFPFQPGQDAKICISFDAQELTVALPGEQQLKFPNRLGLEAIEFFSVEGDFRVKSIKFK, encoded by the exons ATGGTGGTTGGAGCTGGGTGTTGTGTTTCTTGTCTTGTCTCTGGAGTAGCTGTAATGGAGTGT GGGATGGTTCTGACCCACTTGAAGGTCCAGCCTGGCGAGTGCATCACCGTGAAGGGGATGGTGCTGCCAGATGCCAAGAG cTTTGCCCTGAacatgggcagggctggctcGGACCTGGCCCTTCACTTCAACCCCCGGTTCGAGAGCCACGGGGACGCCCGCATCATCATCTGCAACTCACTGCAgggcggggaatggggggaggagcAGCGTGAGCCAGACTTCCCCTTCCAGCCGGGGCAGGATGCCAAG ATCTGCATCTCCTTCGATGCCCAGGAGCTGACGGTGGCactgccaggggagcagcagctcaAGTTCCCcaacaggctggggctggaggccaTTGAATTCTTCTCGGTGGAGGGAGACTTCAGGGTCAAGTCCATTAAGTTCAAatag